A genome region from Crossiella equi includes the following:
- a CDS encoding DNA repair helicase XPB, protein MTDGPLIVQSDKTLLLEVDHPLADEARIAIAPFAELERAPEHVHTYRVTPLALWNARAAGHDAEQVVDALVRYSRFSVPQPLLVDIVDTMGRFGRLTLANHPAHGLVMSTVDRAVLEEVMRHKKIAPMLGSRIDDDTVVVHPSERGHLKQLLLKVGWPAEDLAGYVDGEAHPIDLAQDGWQLRDYQRQASEAFWAGGSGVIVLPCGAGKTLVGAAAMAHAKATTLILVTNTVSGRQWKRELVARTSLTEDEIGEYSGERKEVRPVTIATYQVITRKTKGEYRHLELFDSRDWGLIVYDEVHLLPAPVFRMTADLQSRRRLGLTATLVREDGREGDVFSLIGPKRYDAPWRDIEAQGWIAPAECIEVRVTMTENERLQYATAEPEERYKMCSTARTKLPVVQAILDKHPDEPTLVIGAYLDQLDELGAALNAPVIQGSTKNKEREQLFDAFRRGELRTLVVSKVANFSIDLPEATVAVQVSGTFGSRQEEAQRLGRLLRPKGDGRQAHFYSVVARDTLDTDYAAHRQRFLAEQGYAYRIVDADDLTGPPIPEVG, encoded by the coding sequence GTGACCGACGGACCCCTCATCGTCCAATCCGACAAGACCCTCCTGCTCGAGGTCGACCACCCGCTGGCCGACGAGGCGCGCATCGCGATCGCCCCGTTCGCCGAGCTGGAGCGCGCGCCCGAGCACGTGCACACCTACCGCGTGACCCCGCTGGCGCTGTGGAACGCGCGCGCCGCCGGGCACGACGCCGAGCAGGTGGTCGACGCGCTGGTGCGCTACTCCCGCTTCTCGGTGCCCCAGCCACTGCTGGTCGACATCGTCGACACCATGGGCCGCTTCGGGCGGCTCACCCTCGCCAACCACCCGGCGCACGGCCTGGTCATGTCCACTGTGGACCGTGCCGTGCTGGAAGAGGTGATGCGGCACAAGAAGATCGCCCCCATGCTCGGCTCGCGCATCGACGACGACACGGTCGTGGTGCACCCGAGCGAGCGCGGGCACCTCAAGCAGCTGCTGCTCAAGGTCGGCTGGCCCGCCGAGGACCTGGCCGGGTATGTCGACGGCGAGGCGCACCCGATCGACCTGGCGCAGGACGGCTGGCAGCTGCGCGACTACCAGCGGCAGGCCTCCGAGGCGTTCTGGGCCGGTGGCTCGGGCGTGATCGTGCTGCCCTGCGGCGCGGGCAAGACGCTGGTCGGCGCGGCGGCCATGGCCCACGCCAAGGCCACCACGCTGATCCTGGTCACCAACACGGTGTCCGGGCGGCAGTGGAAGCGCGAGCTGGTCGCGCGCACCTCGCTCACCGAGGACGAGATCGGCGAGTACTCGGGTGAGCGCAAGGAGGTCCGCCCGGTCACCATCGCCACGTACCAGGTGATCACGCGCAAGACCAAGGGCGAGTACCGGCACCTGGAGCTGTTCGACTCGCGCGACTGGGGCCTGATCGTCTACGACGAGGTGCACCTGCTGCCCGCGCCGGTCTTCCGCATGACCGCCGACCTCCAGTCGCGCCGCCGCCTGGGCCTGACCGCCACGCTGGTGCGCGAGGACGGCCGGGAGGGCGACGTGTTCTCGCTGATCGGACCGAAGCGCTACGACGCGCCGTGGCGCGACATCGAGGCGCAGGGCTGGATCGCCCCGGCCGAGTGCATCGAGGTCCGGGTCACCATGACCGAGAACGAGCGCCTGCAGTACGCCACGGCCGAGCCGGAGGAGCGGTACAAGATGTGCTCCACCGCGCGCACCAAGCTGCCGGTGGTGCAAGCCATCCTGGACAAGCACCCGGATGAGCCGACCCTGGTTATCGGCGCCTACCTCGACCAGCTCGACGAGCTGGGCGCGGCCCTGAACGCCCCGGTCATCCAGGGCTCGACCAAGAACAAGGAGCGCGAGCAGCTCTTCGACGCCTTCCGCCGCGGCGAGCTGCGCACCCTGGTCGTCTCCAAGGTCGCCAACTTCTCCATCGACCTGCCCGAGGCCACGGTGGCGGTCCAGGTCTCCGGCACCTTCGGCTCCCGCCAGGAGGAGGCCCAGCGCCTGGGCCGCCTGCTGCGGCCGAAGGGCGACGGCAGGCAGGCGCATTTCTACTCGGTGGTCGCGCGCGACACGCTGGACACCGACTACGCGGCACACCGGCAGCGGTTCCTGGCCGAACAGGGCTACGCGTACCGGATCGTGGACGCGGACGACCTGACCGGCCCGCCGATCCCGGAGGTGGGCTGA
- a CDS encoding glycoside hydrolase family 75 protein, with product MKVVLAVAALLFGLATPAHAAPPTAAQLKAAVASCAKQVSSGKYAHDAGGSRTVPVCATRTAVHWRADLDIDCDGQRTAKCNPSTDPYWQNQTAFTQSNGAPLNAEKLPFIVVPLPSSTWNYKNSGITGGTVAAAVYKDKVVYGVVGDLGPAGIIGEASYRMAELLGINPHPSTGGVSGAVVDFVVFPGVKASPIENNATAVAKGQQAAAGLVAGVTVDGRG from the coding sequence GTGAAGGTGGTACTGGCTGTCGCCGCTCTGCTGTTCGGACTCGCCACCCCGGCGCACGCCGCGCCACCGACCGCCGCCCAGCTCAAGGCGGCCGTGGCGAGCTGCGCCAAACAGGTCTCCAGCGGGAAGTACGCCCACGACGCCGGGGGCAGCCGGACCGTGCCGGTGTGCGCGACCAGGACGGCGGTGCACTGGCGGGCCGACCTGGACATCGACTGCGACGGGCAGCGCACCGCCAAGTGCAACCCCAGCACCGATCCCTACTGGCAGAACCAGACCGCGTTCACGCAGTCCAACGGGGCACCCCTGAACGCGGAGAAGCTGCCCTTCATCGTGGTGCCCCTGCCCAGCAGCACGTGGAACTACAAGAACTCCGGGATCACCGGGGGGACCGTGGCCGCCGCGGTGTACAAGGACAAGGTTGTCTACGGCGTGGTCGGTGACCTCGGTCCGGCCGGGATCATCGGGGAGGCCTCCTACCGGATGGCCGAGCTGCTCGGCATCAACCCGCACCCCAGCACCGGTGGGGTGAGCGGGGCCGTGGTCGACTTCGTCGTTTTCCCCGGGGTGAAGGCCAGCCCCATCGAGAACAACGCCACCGCTGTGGCCAAGGGGCAGCAGGCCGCCGCCGGGCTCGTGGCCGGGGTGACCGTGGACGGCCGGGGGTAG
- a CDS encoding AIPR family protein, whose product MERGGSMDRILEGLNEQFRNEHDLASLKPDELFEVFCAYTITRSIFEDEFNPEELCLGGGGDLGIDAAAVLINGELLTNVDEVVNAVQKARTVDAHFVIVQSKTSSSFDGKVITDLADNLVELFASNKIGYPASSDIADLKRCIEAVYSNVGKLKPLPRLNVYYATSGRVTDDEHLSAKTAKAEDRLDQTELFVKPRVHLLGSRELREMYQRATTAVSAEFSMEKRLSVPKIAGVEQAFLGLLPASELVKIISDPSGGIRRSVFFENVRDFQGDNAVNQEIRKTLQDADRCERFAVLNNGVTIVAREIQSAGDDLKVSGFQVVNGCQTCHVLFEERETLGEAVWVPVKLIESKDDDIISGIIAATNRQTAVSDEDLEAKEQFHKDLEELFNSFGHDERLYYERRSGQYTPQSIEKTRIVSRGQLTRAFASVFLGEAARAGRSYKDLRESRKDELFNEEQSPYAYYASAVVAYRVEWLIRNKKIDRKFGPAKYHLMEAFKSYLIGDAPLQRSAKKAERQCTPLVEVAWDQEQSLRVTEVIIEAVERAVAKAHNAGLIRDFFRSQQFTAALNEELAVVRPLNTT is encoded by the coding sequence TTGGAGCGTGGGGGAAGCATGGATCGCATTCTCGAAGGCCTGAACGAGCAGTTCCGGAACGAGCACGACCTGGCAAGCCTCAAGCCGGACGAGCTCTTCGAGGTCTTCTGTGCCTACACCATCACCCGCTCGATCTTCGAGGACGAGTTCAACCCCGAGGAGCTCTGCCTGGGCGGCGGCGGTGACCTGGGGATCGACGCCGCCGCGGTCCTGATCAACGGCGAACTGCTGACCAACGTCGACGAAGTGGTCAACGCGGTGCAGAAGGCTCGGACCGTCGACGCGCACTTCGTCATCGTCCAGTCGAAGACGAGCTCCAGCTTCGACGGGAAGGTCATCACCGACCTGGCCGACAACCTGGTGGAACTCTTCGCCTCGAACAAGATCGGCTATCCGGCGTCCTCCGACATCGCCGACCTCAAGAGGTGTATCGAGGCCGTCTACTCCAACGTCGGCAAGCTCAAGCCCCTGCCCCGCCTCAACGTCTACTACGCGACCAGCGGGCGGGTGACCGACGACGAACACCTTTCCGCGAAGACAGCAAAGGCCGAGGACCGGCTCGACCAGACCGAGCTCTTCGTGAAACCGCGCGTGCACCTGCTCGGCTCCCGCGAGCTTCGCGAGATGTACCAGCGCGCCACCACGGCGGTCTCCGCGGAGTTCTCGATGGAGAAGCGCCTCTCAGTCCCGAAGATCGCGGGGGTTGAGCAGGCGTTCCTCGGCCTGCTGCCCGCCAGCGAGCTGGTGAAGATCATCTCTGACCCGAGCGGCGGCATCCGGCGGTCGGTGTTCTTCGAGAACGTCCGCGACTTCCAGGGCGACAACGCGGTCAACCAGGAGATCCGCAAGACCCTCCAGGATGCCGATCGCTGCGAACGCTTCGCCGTGCTCAACAACGGAGTCACCATCGTGGCGAGGGAGATCCAGAGCGCTGGTGACGACCTGAAGGTGTCGGGCTTCCAGGTGGTCAACGGGTGCCAGACCTGCCACGTGCTGTTCGAGGAGCGGGAGACGCTCGGCGAGGCGGTATGGGTACCGGTCAAACTCATCGAGTCCAAGGACGACGACATCATCTCCGGCATCATCGCGGCCACCAACCGCCAGACGGCGGTGAGCGATGAGGACCTGGAGGCGAAAGAGCAGTTCCACAAGGATCTCGAAGAGCTGTTCAACTCCTTCGGCCACGACGAGCGCCTGTACTACGAACGCCGTTCGGGCCAGTACACACCGCAGTCGATCGAGAAGACCCGCATCGTCTCCCGCGGCCAGCTCACCCGCGCCTTCGCCTCGGTCTTCCTCGGAGAGGCAGCCAGGGCTGGTCGCAGCTACAAGGACCTGCGGGAAAGCCGCAAGGATGAGCTGTTCAACGAGGAGCAGTCACCGTACGCCTACTACGCGAGTGCGGTGGTCGCATACCGGGTCGAGTGGCTGATCAGGAACAAGAAGATCGACCGCAAGTTCGGCCCAGCCAAGTACCACCTTATGGAAGCGTTCAAGAGCTACCTCATCGGCGACGCGCCGCTACAACGATCGGCGAAGAAGGCTGAGCGCCAGTGCACGCCGCTCGTGGAGGTGGCCTGGGACCAGGAACAGTCCCTCCGGGTAACCGAGGTGATCATCGAAGCCGTCGAGCGGGCCGTGGCGAAGGCGCACAACGCCGGGCTGATCCGGGACTTCTTCCGGTCGCAGCAGTTCACGGCAGCTCTCAACGAGGAGCTTGCCGTGGTCAGGCCCCTGAACACGACCTGA
- a CDS encoding CapA family protein, with protein sequence MRGRLTAALAATLLLTACSGEPPPAPSGAATSSQPTSAAAPAKRGFTVAASGDVLIHPALTEQATKDGNGNRDYTKLFAGVADVIGGADLAICHLEVPIAPPGGPFTGYPSFSAPPEVVTALKETGYDTCSTASNHTLDKGADGVARTLDALDKAGLKHTGSARSATEAAKPVIYEVNGVKVGHISHTFGFNGIKLPADKPWLSNQISADAVLRAARATKAAGADVVLASLHWGVEYRHEPTAEQKQLAAKFLSDPAIDLVIGHHAHVVQPLAKVEGKWVAYGLGNHIAKHEEPRGVTEEGVIARFRFTEDGGSWTVTADYVPTLVELGPPIRLRTLKAGENAAAKRIDRIVRSAGATADVLPVGK encoded by the coding sequence ATGCGCGGACGCCTGACCGCCGCCTTGGCGGCCACCCTGCTGCTGACCGCCTGCTCGGGCGAGCCGCCGCCCGCCCCGTCCGGCGCGGCCACCTCGTCCCAGCCGACCAGCGCGGCCGCCCCGGCCAAGCGCGGCTTCACCGTGGCGGCCAGCGGCGACGTGCTGATCCACCCGGCCCTGACCGAACAGGCCACCAAGGACGGCAACGGCAACCGCGACTACACCAAGCTCTTCGCGGGTGTCGCGGACGTGATCGGCGGCGCGGACCTGGCGATCTGCCACCTGGAGGTCCCGATCGCCCCGCCGGGCGGCCCGTTCACCGGCTACCCGAGCTTCAGCGCCCCGCCCGAGGTGGTCACGGCCCTGAAGGAGACGGGCTACGACACCTGCTCCACGGCCTCCAACCACACCCTGGACAAGGGGGCGGACGGTGTCGCCCGCACCCTGGACGCCCTGGACAAGGCGGGCCTGAAGCACACGGGCTCGGCGCGCAGCGCCACCGAGGCGGCCAAACCGGTCATCTACGAGGTCAACGGCGTCAAGGTGGGCCACATCAGCCACACCTTCGGCTTCAACGGCATCAAGCTCCCGGCCGACAAACCCTGGCTGTCCAACCAGATCAGCGCGGACGCGGTCCTGCGCGCGGCCCGGGCCACCAAGGCGGCGGGCGCGGACGTGGTGCTGGCCAGCCTGCACTGGGGCGTGGAGTACCGCCACGAACCGACCGCCGAGCAGAAGCAGCTGGCCGCCAAGTTCCTGTCCGACCCGGCCATCGACCTGGTCATCGGCCACCACGCCCACGTCGTCCAGCCCCTGGCCAAGGTCGAGGGCAAGTGGGTGGCCTACGGCCTGGGCAACCACATCGCCAAGCACGAGGAACCGCGCGGCGTCACCGAGGAGGGCGTGATCGCCCGCTTCCGCTTCACCGAGGACGGCGGCTCCTGGACCGTCACCGCCGACTACGTGCCGACGCTGGTCGAGCTGGGCCCGCCGATCCGGCTGCGCACGCTGAAGGCGGGGGAGAACGCCGCGGCCAAGCGCATCGACCGCATCGTGCGCAGCGCGGGTGCCACGGCGGACGTCCTGCCCGTGGGCAAGTAG
- a CDS encoding PspC domain-containing protein, whose protein sequence is MFDNTSYTESGQPVKKLRRSKTDRMLAGVCGGIGKLMGIDAAIIRIVLVAATLLGFGTGAIIYLICWLLMPEEA, encoded by the coding sequence ATGTTCGACAACACGAGCTACACCGAATCGGGGCAGCCGGTGAAGAAGCTCCGCCGCAGCAAGACCGACCGGATGCTCGCCGGTGTGTGCGGCGGCATCGGCAAGCTGATGGGCATCGACGCGGCGATCATCCGCATCGTGCTCGTCGCCGCCACCCTGCTGGGCTTCGGCACCGGCGCCATCATCTACCTGATCTGCTGGCTGCTCATGCCCGAGGAAGCCTGA
- a CDS encoding beta-N-acetylhexosaminidase, with the protein MDFDVLLPRPVSAVRTEGEFVLRPGTAVQADPALAGAAAWLRQNLSAATGFPLDSSIDGVVVRFALDTTLAAEEYVLDIGPREVGVRAGALAGARHAAQSLRQLFGPGAFRRSSVHKGAWRLPAGRVHDKPRFAWRGVLLDVARHFLPKDGVLRYLDLLAAHKFSVLHLHLTDDQGWRMEVERYPRLTEVGAWRERSGVGPWQHGNYDGRPHGGFYTKDDLREIVGYAAGLGITVVPEVDVPGHTQAAIAAYPELGNLDQPIGVWTRWGINDNVLNVRDETVQFFKNVLDEVVEVFPSEVIGIGGDEVPLVQWRRSAEAQRRMAELGLSDEAGLHGWFLRQLAEHLLGHGRKSYCWDEIAEVGELPSGLVVASWRGEEAGAAAAEAGHGVVMCPEQRVYLDHRQSEHPEEPIPVGFVHTLTDVYGYEPVPEGLPPDAAANVLGAQANLWTEHLDSPRRLDYAAFPRLSAFSEVVWSPAGRDEADFLHRLTEHHLPRLAALGVEYRPLDGPRPWQRRPDVRGWPR; encoded by the coding sequence GTGGACTTCGACGTGCTGCTGCCCCGCCCGGTGTCCGCGGTGCGGACCGAGGGGGAGTTCGTGCTCCGCCCCGGCACCGCCGTGCAGGCCGATCCCGCGCTGGCGGGCGCGGCCGCCTGGCTGCGGCAGAACCTCAGCGCCGCAACGGGTTTCCCGCTGGACTCCAGCATCGACGGCGTGGTGGTCCGGTTCGCCCTGGACACCACGCTGGCGGCCGAGGAGTACGTGCTGGACATCGGCCCGCGCGAGGTCGGCGTGCGCGCCGGGGCGCTGGCCGGGGCCCGGCACGCCGCGCAGTCGCTGCGCCAGCTGTTCGGCCCCGGCGCGTTCCGCCGGTCGAGTGTCCACAAGGGAGCGTGGCGGCTGCCCGCCGGGCGGGTGCACGACAAGCCGAGGTTCGCCTGGCGCGGGGTGCTGCTGGACGTGGCGCGGCACTTCCTGCCCAAGGACGGCGTGCTGCGGTACCTGGACCTGCTGGCCGCGCACAAGTTCTCCGTGCTGCACCTGCACCTGACCGACGACCAGGGCTGGCGCATGGAGGTCGAGCGCTACCCGAGGCTGACCGAGGTCGGCGCGTGGCGGGAGCGCTCGGGCGTCGGGCCGTGGCAGCACGGCAACTACGACGGGCGGCCGCACGGCGGCTTCTACACCAAGGACGACCTGCGCGAGATCGTCGGCTACGCGGCGGGCCTGGGCATCACGGTGGTCCCGGAGGTCGACGTGCCGGGCCACACCCAGGCGGCCATCGCGGCCTACCCGGAGCTGGGCAACCTGGACCAGCCGATCGGCGTGTGGACCCGCTGGGGCATCAACGACAACGTGCTCAACGTCCGCGACGAGACGGTCCAGTTCTTCAAGAACGTGCTGGACGAGGTCGTCGAGGTGTTCCCGAGCGAGGTCATCGGGATCGGCGGCGACGAGGTGCCGCTCGTGCAGTGGCGGCGCAGCGCGGAGGCGCAGCGGCGGATGGCCGAGCTGGGCCTGTCCGACGAGGCTGGCCTGCACGGCTGGTTCCTGCGGCAGCTGGCCGAGCACCTGCTCGGGCACGGCCGCAAGTCCTACTGCTGGGACGAGATCGCCGAGGTCGGCGAGCTGCCGTCGGGCCTGGTGGTGGCGTCCTGGCGCGGCGAGGAGGCGGGCGCGGCGGCCGCCGAGGCCGGGCACGGCGTGGTGATGTGCCCGGAGCAGCGGGTGTACCTGGACCACCGGCAGTCCGAGCACCCGGAGGAGCCCATCCCGGTCGGCTTCGTGCACACGCTCACCGACGTGTACGGCTACGAGCCGGTGCCCGAGGGCCTTCCCCCCGACGCGGCGGCGAACGTGCTGGGCGCGCAGGCGAACCTGTGGACCGAGCACCTGGACAGCCCGCGCAGGCTGGACTACGCGGCCTTCCCGAGGCTGTCCGCGTTCAGCGAGGTCGTGTGGAGTCCCGCGGGCCGGGACGAGGCGGACTTCCTGCACCGGCTCACCGAGCACCACCTGCCCAGGCTGGCCGCGCTGGGCGTGGAGTACCGACCCCTCGACGGTCCCCGGCCCTGGCAGCGGCGTCCGGACGTGCGCGGCTGGCCGAGGTGA
- a CDS encoding carbohydrate ABC transporter permease — protein MKRPGRTVAEVVTVLIALVVAFPLYWMVLSAIKPQGEVLSTSPRPWTFAPSLENFQRVLGTENFARYFLNSVLVALVVVVLALLCSFLAATALTRFRFKGRTVLLVMLLVAQMVPVEALTVPLFFLMRQVGDVAPAFGLNHLGSLMLVHLAFGLPFAIWMLRGFVAAVPVELEEAATLDGASRFRFTWQVLFPLVAPGLVATSVLSFIHAWNDFLFAKTFIISAEENQTLPLAILAFFKPDQNDWGAIMAGSTLMTIPVLVFFIFVQRRLVSGLAGAVKG, from the coding sequence GTGAAGCGCCCTGGCCGCACGGTCGCGGAGGTCGTCACCGTGCTCATCGCGCTGGTGGTGGCCTTCCCGCTGTACTGGATGGTGCTCTCCGCGATCAAGCCGCAGGGCGAGGTGCTGTCCACCTCCCCGCGCCCGTGGACGTTCGCACCCAGCCTGGAGAACTTCCAGCGCGTGCTCGGCACCGAGAACTTCGCCCGCTACTTCCTCAACAGCGTCCTGGTCGCGCTGGTGGTCGTGGTGCTCGCGCTGCTGTGCTCGTTCCTGGCCGCCACCGCGCTGACCCGGTTCCGCTTCAAGGGCCGCACGGTGCTGCTGGTGATGCTGCTGGTGGCGCAGATGGTGCCGGTGGAGGCGCTGACCGTGCCGCTGTTCTTCCTGATGCGGCAGGTCGGCGACGTCGCGCCCGCGTTCGGGCTCAACCACCTCGGCTCGCTGATGCTGGTGCACCTGGCCTTTGGCCTGCCGTTCGCGATCTGGATGCTGCGCGGGTTCGTGGCCGCGGTACCGGTGGAGCTGGAGGAGGCCGCCACCCTGGACGGCGCCAGCCGGTTCCGGTTCACCTGGCAGGTGCTGTTCCCGCTGGTCGCGCCCGGTCTGGTGGCCACCAGCGTGCTGTCGTTCATCCACGCCTGGAACGACTTCCTCTTCGCCAAGACCTTCATCATCTCCGCCGAGGAGAACCAGACGCTGCCGCTGGCCATCCTCGCCTTCTTCAAGCCGGACCAGAACGACTGGGGCGCGATCATGGCGGGCTCCACGCTGATGACCATCCCGGTGCTGGTGTTCTTCATCTTCGTGCAACGACGACTGGTCTCCGGCCTGGCCGGGGCCGTGAAGGGCTGA
- a CDS encoding carbohydrate ABC transporter permease, protein MTAAAPPPGPAGKSVRRKGRRDGGVALRYLAPTLLVLGGLLGYPIYQLVLISLFDYGQEQASGGAALEFLGLGNYQTLLGDPQFWQVLLQTVLFAAFCVVATLLVGAALALLATRVRAVPRMILFLAAIGAWSTPAVAGSTVWLFLFDTDFGLVNEVLTGIGFEGMADYSWTYDKYVAFGLVAAQVVWCSFPFVMVTLYAGIKAIPAEVLEAAALDGASTVRTMTSVILPLLRPLLIIVTIQSIIWDFKIFTQIYVMTGGGGVAGQNLVLNVYAYQKAFAASEYGLGSAIGVVMTVLLLGVIMLYLRALRRSGEEL, encoded by the coding sequence GTGACGGCAGCCGCGCCGCCACCGGGCCCGGCGGGGAAATCCGTGCGGCGCAAGGGGAGGCGGGACGGCGGGGTGGCGCTGCGCTACCTCGCCCCGACCCTGCTGGTGCTCGGCGGCCTGCTCGGCTACCCGATCTACCAGCTGGTGCTCATCTCCCTGTTCGACTACGGCCAGGAGCAGGCCAGCGGCGGTGCCGCCCTGGAGTTCCTCGGCCTGGGCAACTACCAGACGCTGCTGGGCGACCCGCAGTTCTGGCAGGTGCTCCTCCAGACCGTGCTGTTCGCCGCGTTCTGCGTGGTGGCCACGCTGCTGGTCGGCGCCGCGCTGGCGCTGCTGGCCACCCGCGTGCGCGCGGTGCCCCGGATGATCCTGTTCCTGGCCGCGATCGGCGCCTGGTCCACCCCGGCGGTGGCGGGCTCCACGGTCTGGCTCTTCCTCTTCGACACCGACTTCGGCCTGGTCAACGAGGTGCTGACCGGCATCGGGTTCGAGGGCATGGCCGACTACTCCTGGACCTACGACAAGTACGTGGCCTTCGGCCTGGTCGCCGCCCAGGTGGTGTGGTGCTCGTTCCCGTTCGTCATGGTGACCCTGTACGCGGGCATCAAGGCGATCCCGGCCGAGGTGCTGGAGGCCGCGGCGCTGGACGGCGCGTCCACGGTGCGCACCATGACCAGCGTGATCCTGCCGCTGCTGCGGCCGCTGCTGATCATCGTGACCATCCAGTCGATCATCTGGGACTTCAAGATCTTCACCCAGATCTACGTGATGACCGGCGGGGGAGGCGTGGCCGGGCAGAACCTGGTGCTCAACGTCTACGCCTACCAGAAGGCCTTCGCCGCCAGCGAGTACGGCCTGGGCTCGGCGATCGGCGTGGTGATGACCGTGCTGCTGCTCGGCGTGATCATGCTCTACCTGCGCGCGCTGCGCAGGAGTGGGGAGGAGCTGTGA
- a CDS encoding extracellular solute-binding protein yields the protein MAGCAPVQSGPTGSATDAKDGTLRVWLFDEVNRAPKQAVVDEAIKEFTASRPNVKVDVQYIQVNTRAERFKAAFSDAKSAPDVAEFGNTDLANYVAAGGFADLSADVSAWSEGKDLAPKIAETGKVDGKLYGVPWFVGVRALYYRTDVFTELGLQPPKTLAELAPLARQIRKAKPDLYGISVGGKYTYGMLPFVWSAGGDLAKGDGGKFSSAIDSPQARAGLARYTELINDDICPASACAPNGGDASVQAFASGKAAMTIGGDFNRKAVEAGAAKGKFAVVPLPGETAGSVAPAFAGGNLLGISRSTERRTLAKEFLQLLAGKNYQRKMYTAMGNLPTFSDVQREVSGNDEFTKPFIATLEAGTKFVPVTPAWAKIDAQTVVPNMIQQVVTKQKSVDEASAEAAKLMNTAFTS from the coding sequence GTGGCGGGCTGTGCGCCGGTCCAGTCCGGACCGACCGGCTCGGCGACGGACGCCAAGGACGGCACGCTGCGGGTCTGGCTGTTCGACGAGGTCAACCGCGCGCCGAAGCAGGCGGTGGTGGACGAGGCCATCAAGGAGTTCACCGCCTCCCGTCCGAACGTCAAGGTCGACGTGCAGTACATCCAGGTCAACACTAGGGCCGAACGCTTCAAGGCGGCGTTCAGCGACGCCAAGAGTGCCCCGGACGTGGCGGAGTTCGGCAACACCGACCTGGCCAACTACGTCGCCGCGGGCGGCTTCGCCGACCTGAGCGCCGACGTCAGCGCCTGGTCTGAGGGCAAGGACCTGGCGCCCAAGATCGCCGAGACCGGCAAGGTCGACGGCAAGCTCTACGGCGTGCCGTGGTTCGTCGGCGTGCGCGCGCTGTACTACCGCACCGACGTGTTCACCGAGCTCGGCCTCCAGCCGCCGAAGACCCTGGCCGAGCTGGCCCCGCTGGCCCGCCAGATCCGCAAGGCCAAGCCCGACCTGTACGGCATCTCGGTGGGCGGCAAGTACACCTACGGCATGCTGCCCTTCGTCTGGTCCGCGGGCGGCGACCTGGCCAAGGGCGACGGCGGCAAGTTCAGCTCCGCCATCGACAGCCCGCAGGCCCGCGCCGGGCTGGCCCGGTACACCGAGCTGATCAACGACGACATCTGCCCGGCTTCGGCGTGCGCGCCCAACGGCGGTGACGCCAGCGTGCAGGCCTTCGCCTCCGGCAAGGCCGCGATGACCATCGGCGGCGACTTCAACCGCAAGGCCGTGGAGGCCGGTGCGGCCAAGGGCAAGTTCGCGGTCGTCCCGCTGCCCGGCGAGACCGCGGGCTCCGTCGCCCCGGCCTTCGCGGGCGGCAACCTGCTCGGCATCAGCCGCTCCACCGAGCGCCGCACGCTGGCCAAGGAGTTCCTGCAGCTGCTGGCGGGCAAGAACTACCAGCGCAAGATGTACACCGCGATGGGCAACCTGCCGACCTTCAGCGACGTGCAGCGCGAGGTCTCCGGCAACGACGAGTTCACCAAGCCCTTCATCGCCACCCTGGAGGCGGGCACCAAGTTCGTGCCGGTCACCCCGGCCTGGGCCAAGATCGACGCGCAGACCGTGGTGCCCAACATGATCCAGCAGGTGGTCACCAAGCAGAAGTCCGTGGACGAGGCCTCGGCCGAGGCCGCCAAGCTGATGAACACGGCCTTCACCTCGTGA
- a CDS encoding copper homeostasis protein CutC: MALLEVIALDAQDASAAQAGGADRLELVSGMDAGGLTPTVTTLRAVLAATDLPVRVMLRDAAGYAPADLDQLRRDTVALREAGAAEFVLGFLDGRGAVDLAACRVLLDELAGASWTFHRALDNAADPELAWETVAGLGCDTVLAGGSPAGAAEGLPLLRKLAARQAQDGLTLLVGGGLKQQHVPELAAAGVTHFHVGGPARTGGWDTPVNAAKVADWRQLVG, encoded by the coding sequence ATGGCACTGCTGGAGGTCATCGCCCTCGACGCCCAGGACGCCTCGGCCGCGCAGGCCGGTGGGGCCGACCGGTTGGAGCTGGTCTCCGGCATGGACGCCGGGGGGCTCACGCCCACGGTGACCACGCTGCGCGCCGTGCTCGCCGCCACCGACCTGCCCGTGCGGGTCATGCTCCGGGACGCCGCCGGGTACGCGCCCGCCGACCTCGACCAGCTGCGTCGCGACACCGTCGCGCTGCGCGAGGCCGGGGCCGCCGAGTTCGTGCTCGGCTTCCTGGACGGACGCGGGGCGGTTGACCTCGCCGCGTGCCGGGTCCTGCTCGACGAGCTGGCCGGGGCCTCCTGGACCTTCCACCGGGCCCTGGACAACGCCGCCGACCCCGAGCTGGCCTGGGAGACGGTGGCCGGGCTGGGCTGCGACACCGTGCTCGCGGGCGGCAGTCCCGCCGGGGCGGCCGAGGGCCTGCCGCTGCTGCGCAAGCTCGCCGCCCGCCAGGCGCAGGACGGGCTCACGCTGCTCGTCGGCGGCGGCCTCAAGCAGCAGCACGTGCCCGAGCTGGCCGCCGCCGGGGTCACCCACTTCCACGTCGGCGGCCCCGCCCGCACCGGCGGCTGGGACACGCCCGTCAACGCGGCCAAGGTCGCGGACTGGCGACAACTGGTCGGCTGA